CCGTGGAGTACTGGGCGCTCATCAAGGAGATGCACGACCTGGACCTGACCGTCGTGAACCCCGAGGTCGACCCGACCTGGCGCTTCATGACGCTCGACTGGGACGAGAAGATCCGCATGGATCCGTCCTCCCCTTCGGCGATGGCCTCGCTGGTCGCGAAGAAGGGCGACTTCGACGTGCTCACCGGCAACGACGCGGATGCGGATCGCCACGGCATCGTGACCCCGGATGCCGGGCTCATGAACCCCAACCACTACCTGGCCGTCGCGATCGACTACCTGTTCTCGCACCGCGCCGAATGGCCGCGGGATGCCGCGATCGGCAAGACGCTCGTGTCGTCGATGATCATCGACCGCGTCGCCGAGTCGCTCGGCCGCCGCCTGCTCGAGGTTCCCGTCGGGTTCAAGTGGTTCGTCCCCGGGCTGCTCGACGGCTCCGTCGCGTTCGGCGGCGAGGAGTCGGCCGGCGCATCGTTCCTGCGCAAGGACGGCTCGGTCTGGTCGACCGACAAGGACGGCATCCTGCTCTGCCTGCTCGCCGCCGAGATCATCGCGGTCACGGGCAAGACCCCCTCGGAGCGGTACGCCGAGCTCGAGGCCGCGTTCGGCTCGTCGGCGTATCAGCGCGTGGATGCTCCGGCGACGCCCGAGCAGAAGGCGACGCTGGGCAAGCTGGCACCCGAGTCGGTGTCGGCGACGACCCTGGCCGGCGAGGAGATCATCGCCAAGCTCTCGCACGCTCCGGGCAACGGCGCGGCGATCGGCGGGCTCAAGGTGCAGACCGAGCACGCCTGGTTCGCGGCCCGCCCCTCGGGCACCGAAGACGTGTACAAGCTCTACGCCGAGAGCCTGCTCGGACCCGAGCACCTCGCCGAGGTGCAGTCCGAGGCGCGCGCGGTGGTCGCGGCGGCCCTCGGCGGCTGACACCACGGCGGGACCTGCCTAGCCGTCGATCTCGAAGACGGGCTCGCCCCAGCCGATCGTCCGCTCCCTGGCGACCTCGATGCCCGCGGCGGCGATCAGTGTGAGCACCTCGCCGCGAGTGCGGAACCCGGAACCGTGTAGGCAAAACAGCTGCAGATCCTCTGCGGCATCGTGATCGTCGATCTCCTCGGGAACGAGCAGGTGCTCGACCACGAGCATGCGTCCTCCGTCGCCGACAGCGGCGTGCGCCTGCTGCAGCGCCCGCACCGCATCATCGTCGGGCAGAGCAGTCAGCACTCCTCCGAGCACCACGGTGTCACCCTCCGGCCACGCCTCGGTCGCCGAGCCCTCGTGCGGGTGAACGTGCGCTCGGGCTGCCTCGGGCAGTGCGGCGAGCGCGGCATCCGTTCGCGATGCCCGCACGATCAGCGTCACCTCCGGTGCCGATGCTGAGGAGAGTGCGTCGGCGAGAAGCGTCGCGGCCCCTGCCCCTCCCGCGGTCACGCGCTCCCCCGCGGCGAAGGAGTATTCACGTGCGAAGGCCGGGCGCAACCACTCGAGTTCCTCGGCGGCGGCATCCTCGAATCCTTGAGCAACCTTCTCCGAGGTGTCGGCGAGCTCATCGGGCGTTCCGCCCAGCGTGCGTCGCGACACGGACGACCCCTGCTCGACCGCTTCGAGTAGGCCGTCGAACACACGCACGAGACCGCCGACTGGATGCCGCAGGTCGAGTTCCTCCGCCACCTCCTCGTCATCGAGCACGGCGCCGAACTCCGTCACGGCGAACACCCCGTCGCCCTGGTCGTCGAGCACGTCGATCGTGGAGAGGTAGCGCAGCAGTTTGCCGAGGCCCGCAGCATCCGCACTCGTCGCCGCGCTCAACGCCTCGACCGACACGCGCCCTGCACGGATCAGCGGAACGACGCCGAGGGTGACGGCCACCCGGATCGCCCGGGAGGGCAACGGATCGACGAGCTCGTGCATGCGGTCGATGAGATCGACCTCGCTGTCAGGATCGGGCAGCCCCCCGGTGCCCTCGAGCTCGTCGACCTCGGTGCGACGCCAATAGCCGGTCACCTCGACGCGATCCGCTGCGAGCCCGCGCTCTTCGCGCAGCCACCGACGCAGAGGTTTGATCGACAGCGTCTCGCCGGCCACCCAGGCGAACGGATCACCGTCGCGCCAGGTCATCGCCTGCACGGCATCCGCGAGATGCGTGGTGGTGCCGGCCGGAACGGGTCCGCGATGCACCCAGGTGACCGTGGTGCCCTCCTTCATCTCGATCGCCTGCTCATCGCTCGGCCCCCCGACCTCGATGAACACCTCGGTCGGCGTCCCATCCGGCACCTCCTCCAGCCAGCGCGCGATCGCCGGGATCGCCGTGTCGTCACCGGCGATGAGCAGCCAGTCCGCGCCGACGGGTTGCAGCAACGACATCTTCGGGCCGGCGATGTGCACGCGGTCTCCGACCTCGCACGAGCGCGCCCAGGTGGATGCGACCCCCGTGCCGTGCAGCACGAAGTCGAGTTCGAGGCGCCCGAGCTCGGCGTCGAAGGAGCGCACCGTGTAGGTGCGCGCCACGGGACGTGGATCACGCGGCCACTCGATCACCCGGTCGCGCTGGACCGGCAGATGCAGTTCACCCGTGAGCGGATCGGCGAAGAAGACCTTGATCTCGTCATCGAACCCCTCGGTCACCAGCGGGGGCAGCTCGTGCTCGCCGTCATGGAAGCCGGCAAGCTGAGGCCCGCCGAGCACGATGCGACGCATGCTCCCCGAGATGTCGAAGGCGTCGATCACCGACAGCTCGCGGAGCGTGATCGGCTCGATCACGGAGGGACGGATGCTGCGCGCCATCGTCGCCGCCTCTCAGTTCGCCGCGTCGGCGAGAACGGGCACGACCTTCTCGAGCGCCCAGGGCAAGCCCAGCGGCGAGGGGTAGGCGATGGGCGATGCGACATCGTCGCCGATCACCCCGTAGGCCCCGCGCTTCACGACGTCGAGGCTCTGGAAGAGCGGATCGGATTCGAGTTCGGCACGCGTCAGCAACCCCTCGCCGCCGAAGGGGTAGCCGATCACGAGTACGTCGGCCTCGAGCTTGTCGATGTTCTCCTTGCTGAGCCCGGCGTTGTCTCCCGTGAACTCTGCCGCGATGTCGGGCAGCGTGAAGCCGAGATCGGTGAAGAACGACACGTCGCTCCCCTCATACGAGGAGTACGTGATCTGGTCGGGATGGATGACCGCGTACGTGATCGTCTTCCCGGCGAACTCCGGATTCGCCGCCGCAGCGTCGGCGAAGGACGCACCAACCTCGGCGATCGCGGCATCCGCCTCGTCGGCCAGTCCGAGCGCGCAGCCCGCGAGCTCGGTGCGGTCCGACCACGTCATGGCGTCGAGTCCGTCCTCGCTGGTGTAAGCGATCACGGGCGCGATAGCGGCGAGCTTCGTGTAGTCCTCGTCGAGGCTCCACCCGCTCGTCGCGAGGATCGCGTCGGGAGCGGCTGCCGCGATCGCCTCGAAGTCGATGCCGTCGGCCGGGTCGTACGAGTCGAGCTCGAGTCCGCGCTCGTCGATCGTCTCCTGCTGCCAGGCGCCGAGCTCGTAACCGGGGTAGATCACCGGTTCGACGTCAAGGGCGAGCGCGATGTCGAGGTCGACATCCGTGACGACGGCGACCCGCGTCGGCGCCTCGTCGAACGTGCTGCTGCCGAACGCGTGCGTGAGCGTGTACGGGAAGGTCCCGCACACGCCCGACGCCACGGTCTGCTCGGTGCCTGTGCAACCCGCCAGGGCGGCGACGGACACCACGGCGACGGCGCTCGCCGCGATCAGACGACGGTGGTTTCTCATGATTTCTCCTGGGTGGTCGGCGCGGACGAGTGCCGCCCGCGCGGAAGGATCAACGGGGATCCGGTATCGGGGTCGGGAATGATGCGGGAACGCAGACCGAAGACGTCCTGCACGAGCTGCTCGGTCAACACGTCGCCGGGCGCCCCCTCGGCGACCAGCCGGCCCTCGCTCAGCACAAGGAGACGATCGGCGTAGGCCGCGGCCTGCTCGAGGTCGTGCAACACCATCACGATGCTCTTCGCCGAGGAGCGTCGCAGATCGATGAGAAGGTCGAGCACCTCGATCTGGTGCGCGATGTCGAGGTAGGTGGTCGGCTCGTCGAGCAGCAGCAGAGAGGTCTCCTGCGCGAGCGCCATCGCGATCCAGACACGCTGGCGCTGGCCGCCGGAGAGCGCATCGACCGGGCGGTCGGCCAGGGCCGCCGTACCCGTCACCTGGAGGGCGTGCGCGACGACGCGGAGGTCCTGATCGAGCGAGCGTCGGAACGCCCGGCCATGCGGGTGGCGTCCGCGCGAGACGAGGTCCGCGACCGTGATGCCCTCGGGCGCGAGTGGACTCTGCGGCAGCACACCCAAACGCTGTGCGATGGCTCTGCTGGACAGCGTGTTCAGGGCCGTGCCGTCGAGCAGCACCCGCCCGCTCTGCACCGGGAGCAGCCGGGCGAGAGCTTTGAGCAGCGTCGACTTGCCGCTCGCGTTGGGACCGACGAGCGCCGTGATCGAGCCCTCGGGAAAGGCGACGTCGAGGCCGTCGATCACGAGACGGGAGTCGTATCCGACGCTGATGCCCTCGGCCCG
The sequence above is drawn from the Candidatus Microbacterium colombiense genome and encodes:
- a CDS encoding ABC transporter substrate-binding protein encodes the protein MRNHRRLIAASAVAVVSVAALAGCTGTEQTVASGVCGTFPYTLTHAFGSSTFDEAPTRVAVVTDVDLDIALALDVEPVIYPGYELGAWQQETIDERGLELDSYDPADGIDFEAIAAAAPDAILATSGWSLDEDYTKLAAIAPVIAYTSEDGLDAMTWSDRTELAGCALGLADEADAAIAEVGASFADAAAANPEFAGKTITYAVIHPDQITYSSYEGSDVSFFTDLGFTLPDIAAEFTGDNAGLSKENIDKLEADVLVIGYPFGGEGLLTRAELESDPLFQSLDVVKRGAYGVIGDDVASPIAYPSPLGLPWALEKVVPVLADAAN
- a CDS encoding siderophore-interacting protein; protein product: MARSIRPSVIEPITLRELSVIDAFDISGSMRRIVLGGPQLAGFHDGEHELPPLVTEGFDDEIKVFFADPLTGELHLPVQRDRVIEWPRDPRPVARTYTVRSFDAELGRLELDFVLHGTGVASTWARSCEVGDRVHIAGPKMSLLQPVGADWLLIAGDDTAIPAIARWLEEVPDGTPTEVFIEVGGPSDEQAIEMKEGTTVTWVHRGPVPAGTTTHLADAVQAMTWRDGDPFAWVAGETLSIKPLRRWLREERGLAADRVEVTGYWRRTEVDELEGTGGLPDPDSEVDLIDRMHELVDPLPSRAIRVAVTLGVVPLIRAGRVSVEALSAATSADAAGLGKLLRYLSTIDVLDDQGDGVFAVTEFGAVLDDEEVAEELDLRHPVGGLVRVFDGLLEAVEQGSSVSRRTLGGTPDELADTSEKVAQGFEDAAAEELEWLRPAFAREYSFAAGERVTAGGAGAATLLADALSSASAPEVTLIVRASRTDAALAALPEAARAHVHPHEGSATEAWPEGDTVVLGGVLTALPDDDAVRALQQAHAAVGDGGRMLVVEHLLVPEEIDDHDAAEDLQLFCLHGSGFRTRGEVLTLIAAAGIEVARERTIGWGEPVFEIDG
- the pgm gene encoding phosphoglucomutase (alpha-D-glucose-1,6-bisphosphate-dependent) codes for the protein MTSRAGLPAEESDLIDVDELIAAYYDRIPKPDVAAERVAFGTSGHRGSSLSGSFNENHILATTQAIVDYRAAQGITGPLFLGRDTHALSLPAERTAIEVLLANRVDVRVDSRDAWVPTPALSHAILTYNRDLPTDSPSRADGIVVTPSHNPPRDGGFKYNPPHGGPADTDATGWIADRANELIANGLEGVNRRRFGDVDWDSITGYDFRDAYVRDLPTIIDIDAIRRAGVRIGADPLGGASVEYWALIKEMHDLDLTVVNPEVDPTWRFMTLDWDEKIRMDPSSPSAMASLVAKKGDFDVLTGNDADADRHGIVTPDAGLMNPNHYLAVAIDYLFSHRAEWPRDAAIGKTLVSSMIIDRVAESLGRRLLEVPVGFKWFVPGLLDGSVAFGGEESAGASFLRKDGSVWSTDKDGILLCLLAAEIIAVTGKTPSERYAELEAAFGSSAYQRVDAPATPEQKATLGKLAPESVSATTLAGEEIIAKLSHAPGNGAAIGGLKVQTEHAWFAARPSGTEDVYKLYAESLLGPEHLAEVQSEARAVVAAALGG
- a CDS encoding ABC transporter ATP-binding protein — encoded protein: MTGTPHIIAGMTPPAEILRAEGISVGYDSRLVIDGLDVAFPEGSITALVGPNASGKSTLLKALARLLPVQSGRVLLDGTALNTLSSRAIAQRLGVLPQSPLAPEGITVADLVSRGRHPHGRAFRRSLDQDLRVVAHALQVTGTAALADRPVDALSGGQRQRVWIAMALAQETSLLLLDEPTTYLDIAHQIEVLDLLIDLRRSSAKSIVMVLHDLEQAAAYADRLLVLSEGRLVAEGAPGDVLTEQLVQDVFGLRSRIIPDPDTGSPLILPRGRHSSAPTTQEKS